A DNA window from bacterium contains the following coding sequences:
- the rlmB gene encoding 23S rRNA (guanosine(2251)-2'-O)-methyltransferase RlmB, whose amino-acid sequence MLAYIYGRNPVLEWLRAGYPAEKLLFSRELSGAALQEIEKLAASRRIPFETVARPELSRAAGSDHHQGVAARILLPDYVEVDEILARAEQRNEPPLIAVLDCIQDPHNFGAILRSADGAGVHGVIIPKDNAAPMTAAVFKASAGAAAHVAVARVTNLSRVMDDLKERGLWFAGTDEEGDILYTELDLKGPAGLVLGSEGKGLRRLVREECDFIARIPLSGKVNSLNVSVAAALLFFEARRQRGF is encoded by the coding sequence ATGTTAGCCTATATCTACGGCCGCAACCCGGTGCTCGAGTGGCTGCGCGCCGGCTACCCCGCCGAGAAGCTGCTCTTCTCGCGCGAATTGAGCGGTGCCGCCCTGCAGGAGATCGAAAAGCTCGCCGCCAGCCGCCGGATTCCATTTGAAACGGTGGCGCGTCCCGAGCTGAGCCGGGCCGCCGGCAGCGACCATCATCAGGGGGTGGCCGCGCGCATCCTTCTTCCCGATTACGTCGAGGTCGACGAGATCCTGGCGCGCGCTGAGCAGCGTAACGAGCCGCCCCTGATTGCCGTCCTCGACTGCATCCAGGACCCGCATAACTTCGGGGCGATCCTGCGCAGCGCTGATGGCGCCGGCGTGCACGGGGTGATTATCCCCAAAGACAACGCCGCCCCGATGACCGCCGCGGTGTTCAAGGCTTCAGCCGGCGCGGCTGCCCACGTCGCCGTCGCCCGCGTCACCAACCTCAGCCGCGTCATGGACGATTTGAAAGAGCGCGGCCTCTGGTTCGCCGGCACCGACGAGGAAGGGGATATACTCTATACCGAGTTGGATCTCAAAGGGCCGGCCGGCCTGGTGCTCGGCAGCGAAGGCAAAGGGCTGCGCCGTTTGGTCCGCGAAGAGTGCGATTTCATTGCCCGCATCCCGCTCAGCGGCAAAGTGAACTCCCTCAATGTCTCGGTGGCGGCCGCGCTGCTCTTTTTCGAGGCCCGCCGCCAGCGTGGATTCTGA
- a CDS encoding CHASE2 domain-containing protein, whose amino-acid sequence MHSSLLRRSLAGGALGLLAALLVLLLTYAVEPRLFDAFEAKSLDWRYLGRLKTLWERRQGATIEDIIVVDIDDRSLEKLGRFDQWPRDYHARLIDYIAGGGARAIGFDVLFMEPDRDAAMDSALVAATARAGMVYHAMAFSSANPDAFLYPMKEPPAGLEAGRLALQLHAGTLPGIRSADRMDGRLVPLYNAAAGIGFANFSPDNDSVIRTMPMFIGFAGRHYCALTLAMTMGMMGARPEDLTVIPGKAITIAPAGKAAMRIPIDKAGRMLISYQGTFQTFRYISYYDVLMQRVPQETFQDKIILVGTSAAGLSDIRPVPFQDSFPGVEVHANVLYNILQHQYIEKQSLLYTVLTLIGLALLVAFLTVLLKPVLGGLAGALIITGYALLGRHWFAEQAFWLELVRPVMAIVIAYLFVILYRFIDEERNKRFIKNMFQHYITASVVDELLKRPDMLKLGGEKRMATAFFSDIKNFTTVSENLSPETLVAQLNDYLTAMTEVVFKYQGYLDKYEGDAIMAVYGVPVEMKDHARRACLAALEMQKKLVGLRQRWRSENKPEFHVRMGINSGPMIAGNIGGKERFDYTVIGDSVNLASRLEGANKAYGTSIMISEFTKELLNGEFPLRELDLLRVKGKNQPVRVYELLGGAAAEVDARVRKAVPLYEEGLALYRAQQWDAAIAAFERALAAHPEDGPSQTYIERCAWFKENPVGAEWDGVFEMKTK is encoded by the coding sequence ATGCACAGCTCACTCTTGCGCCGCTCGCTCGCCGGCGGTGCCCTCGGACTTCTCGCCGCCCTGCTGGTGCTGCTGCTCACGTATGCCGTCGAGCCCCGGCTCTTCGACGCCTTCGAGGCCAAGTCCCTCGACTGGCGTTACCTCGGCCGCCTCAAGACCCTCTGGGAGCGGCGCCAGGGCGCGACCATCGAGGATATCATCGTCGTCGACATCGACGACCGCAGCCTCGAAAAACTGGGCCGCTTCGATCAGTGGCCGCGCGACTACCATGCCCGCCTCATCGATTATATCGCCGGTGGCGGCGCCCGCGCCATCGGCTTTGACGTCCTCTTCATGGAACCCGACCGTGACGCGGCGATGGACTCCGCCCTGGTCGCCGCCACCGCTCGCGCCGGCATGGTCTATCACGCCATGGCCTTCTCCAGCGCCAATCCCGACGCCTTTCTCTACCCTATGAAAGAACCGCCCGCGGGACTCGAGGCCGGGCGCCTCGCGCTGCAGCTCCATGCCGGCACCCTGCCCGGCATCCGCAGCGCCGACCGCATGGACGGCCGCCTGGTTCCCCTCTACAACGCCGCCGCCGGCATCGGCTTTGCCAACTTTTCGCCCGATAACGACAGCGTCATCCGCACCATGCCGATGTTCATCGGTTTCGCCGGCCGCCACTATTGCGCCCTCACCTTGGCCATGACCATGGGCATGATGGGAGCGCGACCCGAAGATCTCACGGTGATCCCCGGCAAGGCCATCACCATCGCCCCGGCCGGCAAAGCGGCCATGCGCATCCCCATCGATAAGGCGGGCCGCATGCTCATCAGCTACCAGGGCACCTTCCAGACCTTCCGCTATATCTCTTATTACGACGTGCTGATGCAGCGGGTGCCGCAGGAGACCTTCCAGGACAAGATCATCCTGGTCGGAACCTCGGCGGCGGGGCTCTCGGATATCCGACCGGTCCCTTTCCAGGATTCCTTTCCCGGCGTCGAGGTACACGCCAACGTCCTCTACAACATTCTCCAGCATCAGTATATCGAAAAACAGAGTCTGCTGTATACGGTTCTCACCCTGATCGGGCTGGCCCTGCTGGTCGCTTTCCTCACCGTGCTGCTCAAACCGGTCCTGGGCGGTCTCGCCGGCGCCCTGATCATCACCGGCTACGCCCTGCTCGGCCGCCACTGGTTCGCCGAGCAGGCCTTCTGGCTCGAATTGGTGCGCCCGGTGATGGCCATCGTCATCGCCTATCTCTTCGTCATCCTCTATCGCTTTATTGACGAGGAGCGCAACAAGCGCTTCATCAAGAATATGTTCCAGCACTATATCACCGCCTCGGTGGTCGACGAGCTGCTCAAGCGGCCGGACATGCTCAAGCTCGGGGGCGAGAAACGGATGGCCACCGCCTTTTTCTCGGACATCAAGAATTTCACCACCGTCTCGGAGAACCTCTCGCCCGAAACCCTGGTCGCACAGCTCAACGATTATCTAACCGCGATGACCGAGGTGGTCTTCAAGTATCAGGGCTACCTCGACAAATATGAGGGGGATGCGATTATGGCGGTTTACGGTGTGCCGGTCGAGATGAAAGACCACGCCCGCCGGGCCTGCCTCGCCGCGCTCGAGATGCAGAAGAAACTGGTCGGGCTGCGGCAACGCTGGCGTTCGGAGAACAAACCCGAGTTTCATGTGCGCATGGGCATCAACTCCGGGCCGATGATCGCCGGCAACATCGGCGGCAAGGAGCGCTTCGACTATACCGTGATCGGCGATTCGGTCAACCTCGCCTCCCGCCTCGAAGGGGCCAACAAGGCCTACGGGACCAGCATCATGATCAGCGAGTTCACCAAGGAACTTCTGAACGGGGAATTCCCGCTGCGCGAACTCGACCTGCTGCGCGTCAAGGGCAAGAACCAGCCGGTGCGGGTCTACGAGCTGCTCGGCGGCGCCGCGGCCGAGGTTGACGCCCGTGTCCGGAAGGCGGTGCCGCTCTATGAAGAGGGGCTGGCGCTCTACCGCGCGCAGCAGTGGGACGCGGCGATCGCCGCCTTCGAGCGCGCCCTGGCCGCCCATCCCGAGGACGGGCCGAGTCAGACCTACATCGAACGTTGTGCCTGGTTCAAGGAGAATCCGGTGGGCGCTGAGTGGGACGGGGTTTTCGAGATGAAGACCAAGTAG
- a CDS encoding pitrilysin family protein — protein sequence MHLKLLPLFGLFFLLGSTVSLAATFSRENITSAKLDNGLKILLFEDHAIPNIAYFTFFRVGSRNERPGLTGVSHFIEHMMFNGTAQTGPGQLDKIMEFNGGSNNAYTSDDLTAYTDWFPAAALEKMMAIEADRMQGLTFDPEVLESERGVVASERRMGVENDNASLLDETVRATAIMAHPYHWSVIGWMSDIQNWRRDEIIAYYRTYYAPNNAVLVVVGDFRTAEILPMIKKYYDKIPASPAPAAVTTTEPEQIGARRVTLHKQAQSPNFQMSWHAPACLDEAFPAMRILEITLLHGESSRLYRSLVSDRQLAIDVHGGMQESVDPLLFSIYVDPRQEADLDTIEAAIDAEIAKIAAAGISEAELTKARNTIRTDFYRPQQSISGKANILGTAELLFGGWEQLFSWPERFDTVTVAQVQNAAKRWLGPLKKTTGVLVPEQGGAE from the coding sequence ATGCACCTCAAACTGCTCCCCCTCTTTGGCCTCTTCTTCCTGCTCGGCTCGACTGTCAGTCTGGCGGCGACCTTCAGCCGGGAGAACATCACCAGCGCCAAACTCGACAATGGCCTCAAGATCCTCCTCTTTGAGGATCACGCCATTCCCAATATCGCCTATTTCACCTTTTTCCGCGTCGGCTCGCGCAACGAGCGGCCGGGGCTGACCGGCGTCTCCCATTTCATCGAGCACATGATGTTCAACGGCACAGCCCAGACCGGTCCGGGTCAGCTCGACAAGATCATGGAGTTCAACGGCGGCTCCAACAATGCCTACACCAGCGATGACCTGACCGCCTATACCGACTGGTTTCCCGCCGCGGCCCTCGAGAAGATGATGGCCATCGAGGCCGACCGCATGCAAGGCCTCACCTTCGATCCCGAGGTGCTCGAATCAGAACGCGGCGTGGTCGCCTCCGAGCGCCGCATGGGCGTCGAAAATGACAATGCCAGCCTGCTCGATGAGACCGTCCGCGCCACCGCCATTATGGCCCATCCCTACCACTGGTCGGTGATCGGCTGGATGAGCGATATCCAGAACTGGCGCCGTGACGAGATCATTGCTTATTATCGCACCTATTACGCCCCCAACAATGCGGTGCTGGTGGTGGTCGGCGATTTCAGGACGGCCGAGATCCTGCCGATGATCAAAAAGTACTACGATAAGATCCCGGCCAGTCCCGCTCCGGCGGCGGTGACCACGACCGAGCCGGAACAAATCGGTGCGCGCCGGGTGACGCTGCACAAGCAGGCCCAGTCGCCCAACTTCCAGATGTCCTGGCATGCACCGGCCTGCCTCGATGAGGCGTTTCCGGCGATGCGCATTCTGGAAATCACCCTGCTGCACGGCGAGAGCAGCCGCCTCTACCGCAGCCTGGTGAGCGACCGTCAGCTCGCAATCGATGTTCACGGCGGTATGCAGGAGAGCGTCGATCCTCTGCTTTTCAGTATCTATGTCGATCCGCGCCAGGAGGCCGATCTCGACACGATCGAGGCGGCCATTGATGCCGAGATCGCGAAGATTGCCGCCGCGGGGATCAGCGAGGCGGAACTGACCAAGGCGCGCAACACCATCCGCACCGATTTTTACCGTCCACAGCAGAGTATCAGCGGCAAGGCTAATATCCTCGGTACGGCCGAGCTGCTCTTCGGCGGTTGGGAACAGCTTTTCTCCTGGCCCGAGCGCTTCGATACGGTGACCGTCGCTCAGGTCCAGAACGCGGCGAAAAGGTGGCTTGGACCCTTGAAGAAGACCACCGGGGTACTGGTTCCGGAACAGGGAGGTGCTGAATGA
- a CDS encoding pitrilysin family protein, with the protein MKPTLILTGLMVAALALQAGAFELPKPQKFTLANGLTVYHLAQHDLPLVSFRLIISGAGNCAVSAEQEGLADLTAELLLKGTRSKSAAELAEAIDFIGAELDTRARAEYAEMSGSALSGNLPTLMALAGECLLQPAFAASEFKLEQGRRIDDLVAIKDNPQEAVRYYFQKAWFGAHPLGRLSIGNESALAAMTPEAPAAFYRAHYHPNMAVMAVVGDIRLEDLKALVRKHFGGWKAASGATAAASLPALPPRGQSRYLLIDKPDATQAYFMLGAPGLPMGDPRIPAATVMNTLFGGRFTSWLVTELRVKRGLTYGARATLQSWNHLGLYSISSYTRNEKIGEMLQVTFDLINKARQEGFSDEEITSGRNYILGQFPPSLESQMAKAQAYTDLHFYGLGSDYYTRFLQSIATVQPDQSREMAQTLMPADPVVLVVVGKAAEIRAQLEKFASFEVRSIEEAGF; encoded by the coding sequence ATGAAACCGACGTTGATTCTGACCGGACTGATGGTCGCCGCCCTGGCGCTGCAGGCGGGGGCCTTCGAACTGCCCAAGCCGCAAAAATTCACCCTCGCCAACGGCCTCACCGTCTATCACCTGGCCCAGCACGATCTGCCGCTGGTCAGCTTCCGCCTGATCATTTCGGGCGCAGGCAACTGCGCTGTGAGTGCGGAGCAGGAGGGGTTGGCGGATCTGACCGCCGAGCTGCTGCTGAAGGGAACCAGGAGCAAATCCGCAGCCGAGCTTGCCGAGGCGATCGACTTCATCGGCGCCGAACTGGATACCCGCGCCCGCGCCGAGTACGCCGAGATGAGCGGCAGCGCCCTGAGTGGAAATCTGCCCACGCTGATGGCGCTGGCGGGCGAGTGCCTCCTGCAGCCGGCCTTCGCCGCCAGCGAGTTCAAGTTGGAGCAGGGCCGGCGCATCGATGACCTGGTAGCCATCAAGGATAATCCCCAGGAGGCGGTCCGGTATTACTTCCAGAAAGCCTGGTTCGGGGCGCATCCCCTCGGACGGCTGAGCATCGGCAACGAGAGCGCTCTGGCTGCCATGACCCCGGAAGCGCCCGCCGCCTTTTACCGCGCCCATTATCACCCCAATATGGCGGTGATGGCGGTGGTGGGTGACATCCGGCTCGAGGACCTCAAAGCCCTCGTGAGAAAGCATTTCGGCGGCTGGAAGGCCGCCTCGGGCGCCACTGCAGCGGCCAGCCTGCCTGCGCTTCCTCCGCGCGGTCAGAGCCGGTACCTGCTCATCGACAAACCCGATGCCACCCAGGCCTATTTCATGCTGGGCGCCCCCGGCCTGCCGATGGGCGATCCCCGGATTCCCGCCGCGACGGTGATGAACACCCTCTTCGGCGGGCGCTTCACCTCCTGGCTGGTCACCGAGCTGCGGGTCAAACGCGGCCTCACCTACGGCGCCCGCGCCACCCTCCAGTCCTGGAATCATCTCGGCCTCTATTCCATCAGTTCGTATACGCGCAACGAAAAAATCGGCGAGATGTTGCAGGTGACCTTCGACCTCATCAACAAGGCGCGGCAGGAGGGATTCAGCGACGAAGAGATCACCAGCGGCCGCAACTACATCCTTGGTCAGTTTCCGCCCAGCCTCGAAAGCCAGATGGCCAAGGCGCAGGCCTACACCGACCTGCACTTCTACGGACTTGGCAGCGACTATTACACCCGCTTCCTGCAGTCGATCGCGACAGTGCAGCCCGACCAGTCCAGGGAGATGGCGCAAACGCTGATGCCCGCCGATCCGGTCGTCCTGGTTGTGGTTGGCAAGGCTGCGGAGATCCGCGCCCAACTTGAGAAATTCGCCTCATTCGAGGTGCGCTCCATCGAGGAGGCGGGATTCTGA
- a CDS encoding DUF3078 domain-containing protein encodes MKKLICMMLFFSLSAWAQETAPAGAAAADTAKPAPPWTHKLVGSLLGNQVSFTDWKQGGEDAIAWNLLLDGKSALEAGKNNWSTSYILGFGNTKLGSKSTRKTDDRFEVQSIYTRKYNLFVNPYVAATFKTQFAPGYSYDAKDVRTQVSRSFDPAYLTQTVGIGWQTLPQVKIRLGAGLRETLASNYAAIYTDDKKTKDKLEKSVVQGGAESAVNVDWKLSQNLLLTSLIESFTGFTDFSHPMLRTNTALAAKVSKYVTAMFNVLTINEPRVSPRAQVKQAVSLGLNYTFF; translated from the coding sequence ATGAAAAAGTTGATCTGTATGATGCTCTTCTTTTCCCTGTCCGCCTGGGCGCAGGAGACCGCCCCGGCGGGTGCCGCGGCGGCGGATACCGCCAAGCCGGCGCCCCCCTGGACGCACAAGCTGGTCGGCTCCTTGCTCGGCAACCAGGTCTCTTTCACCGACTGGAAGCAGGGCGGTGAGGATGCTATCGCCTGGAATCTGCTGCTCGACGGCAAGTCGGCCTTGGAGGCGGGGAAGAACAACTGGAGCACCTCCTATATTCTTGGGTTCGGCAATACCAAGCTCGGTTCCAAGAGCACCCGCAAGACCGATGACCGCTTCGAGGTGCAGAGTATCTACACCCGTAAATACAACTTGTTCGTCAATCCCTATGTAGCGGCGACCTTCAAGACCCAGTTCGCCCCGGGCTATAGCTACGACGCCAAGGATGTGCGCACCCAGGTTTCACGCAGCTTTGATCCGGCCTACCTGACGCAGACGGTCGGCATCGGCTGGCAGACCCTGCCGCAGGTCAAGATCCGTCTCGGCGCCGGCTTGCGCGAGACCCTGGCCAGCAATTACGCCGCGATCTATACCGATGACAAGAAGACGAAAGACAAGCTCGAGAAATCGGTGGTCCAGGGCGGCGCCGAGTCGGCGGTCAATGTGGACTGGAAGCTTTCGCAGAACCTCCTGCTCACCTCTCTGATCGAGAGCTTTACGGGGTTCACGGATTTCAGTCACCCAATGCTGCGGACCAATACCGCGCTGGCCGCCAAGGTCAGCAAGTATGTCACGGCGATGTTCAACGTGCTGACGATCAACGAACCGCGGGTCTCGCCACGCGCTCAGGTCAAGCAGGCGGTCTCGCTGGGGTTGAACTATACCTTTTTTTAG
- a CDS encoding pitrilysin family protein: MIRMVPGLILFALIFSLAPLSSGQTYYKNLQYGKLNDVTIPQPKEVTLNNGLRLFLLEDHELPFIKMEARFVAGSAWEPAEKAGLAGITGMVMRTGGSQSMPGDQVDEQLEKIAASVETGIGLLEGSAGLSTLKEHFDKVLAIYADILRHPAFPPEKIELARIEYKSGISRRNDDVNQIARREYTQLIYGADSPYARDEEYATIDAITRDDLIAFHQRYVQPKGMVMAVWGDFKTAEMLSKLRRTFEAWPAGTSPLPKAPKVEYAFKQTVNLVAKTDVNQSNIWLGHIGGLKNTPDEAALVMMNEILSGGFSSRLFNRLRATEGLAYHVSGAYGTNVLYPGMFYMLLQTKSSRTVEAIHSMLREMKLMATTPVTEEELRYARESWLNSYVFNFDSKDEIIRRMAGYAFTGLPLDYLQRLRQQIEKVTVADVQQVAQKYLHPEEVQILVVGNPSEFGEPLNSLGTVNEIDIAIPVPGGAAMPEATAETRERGKTAVLSMLEAMGGVDKLAAVTSAEYTAKLVQSSPMGEMTMNARIMVVFPDKSCSVMKLPQGEIKMILNGEKGLLVAPQGSMPAPEPVKQNMIENLFRDPFMLARQLGALEVQWVGEPGYLGKPAQEVIVAKGKLSYHLFIDAATHLPLAIQYTTLSQQGPTEVEERYEEYRPVNGIQVAWKTLGFEKGQKVSETLLETAVLDGPVDLTVFEK, from the coding sequence ATGATCAGAATGGTCCCGGGGCTGATCCTTTTCGCCCTGATCTTCAGCCTGGCCCCGCTCTCCTCCGGCCAGACCTATTACAAAAATCTGCAATACGGCAAGCTCAATGATGTCACCATCCCGCAGCCCAAAGAGGTGACCCTTAATAACGGCCTTCGTCTCTTCCTGCTCGAAGACCACGAACTGCCCTTCATCAAGATGGAAGCGCGCTTCGTGGCCGGATCGGCTTGGGAGCCGGCGGAGAAAGCCGGACTGGCCGGGATCACCGGCATGGTGATGCGCACCGGCGGCAGCCAGAGCATGCCGGGCGACCAGGTGGATGAGCAGTTGGAAAAGATCGCCGCTTCAGTGGAAACCGGCATCGGCCTCCTCGAAGGAAGCGCCGGCCTCTCCACCCTTAAGGAGCATTTCGACAAGGTGCTGGCCATCTATGCCGATATCCTCCGCCATCCCGCCTTTCCACCCGAAAAGATCGAACTGGCCAGGATCGAGTACAAGAGCGGCATCTCCCGGCGCAACGATGATGTCAACCAGATCGCCCGGCGCGAGTACACCCAGCTCATCTACGGAGCCGATTCGCCCTACGCCCGCGATGAGGAGTATGCCACCATCGACGCCATCACCCGCGATGACCTCATCGCCTTCCATCAGCGCTACGTCCAGCCCAAAGGCATGGTGATGGCGGTTTGGGGGGATTTCAAGACCGCCGAGATGCTCAGCAAGCTGCGCCGCACCTTCGAGGCCTGGCCTGCGGGCACCTCGCCCTTGCCCAAGGCACCCAAGGTGGAGTATGCCTTCAAACAGACGGTCAATCTCGTCGCAAAAACCGATGTCAACCAGAGCAATATCTGGCTCGGACATATCGGCGGGCTCAAGAACACCCCGGACGAAGCGGCGCTGGTGATGATGAATGAGATCCTCAGCGGCGGCTTTTCCAGCCGGCTCTTCAACCGCCTGCGCGCCACTGAAGGGCTGGCCTACCATGTCTCCGGAGCGTATGGCACTAATGTACTTTATCCCGGCATGTTCTACATGCTGCTGCAGACCAAATCGAGCCGCACGGTCGAAGCGATCCACTCCATGCTGCGCGAAATGAAGCTGATGGCTACCACGCCGGTGACCGAGGAGGAACTGCGCTATGCCCGCGAGAGCTGGCTCAACTCCTATGTTTTCAATTTCGATAGCAAGGATGAGATTATCCGCCGCATGGCTGGATATGCCTTCACCGGCTTGCCGCTGGATTACCTGCAGCGGCTGCGTCAGCAGATCGAAAAAGTGACGGTGGCGGATGTGCAGCAGGTTGCGCAGAAATATCTCCATCCGGAGGAGGTGCAGATTCTGGTAGTCGGCAATCCGTCCGAATTCGGCGAGCCGCTGAACTCGCTCGGAACTGTGAACGAGATCGACATCGCCATCCCGGTGCCGGGAGGCGCCGCCATGCCCGAGGCCACCGCCGAGACCAGGGAGCGGGGCAAGACGGCGGTCCTCTCGATGCTGGAGGCCATGGGCGGCGTTGACAAGCTCGCCGCGGTTACAAGCGCCGAATACACCGCAAAACTGGTGCAGTCTTCGCCGATGGGCGAAATGACCATGAACGCCAGAATCATGGTGGTCTTTCCGGACAAAAGCTGCAGCGTGATGAAGCTGCCGCAAGGGGAAATCAAGATGATCCTCAACGGGGAGAAGGGGTTGCTGGTGGCGCCGCAGGGGAGCATGCCGGCTCCTGAACCGGTGAAACAGAACATGATCGAGAACCTCTTCCGCGACCCCTTCATGCTCGCCCGCCAGCTCGGCGCGCTCGAGGTCCAGTGGGTGGGCGAGCCGGGCTATCTGGGCAAGCCGGCGCAGGAGGTGATCGTCGCCAAAGGCAAGCTCAGTTATCATCTCTTCATCGATGCGGCGACGCACCTGCCGCTGGCCATCCAGTATACGACGCTGAGCCAGCAGGGCCCGACCGAGGTGGAGGAGCGCTATGAGGAATATCGCCCGGTGAATGGCATTCAGGTGGCCTGGAAGACCCTGGGATTCGAGAAGGGGCAAAAGGTCTCGGAGACCCTTTTGGAGACAGCGGTGCTGGACGGCCCGGTGGATCTCACCGTTTTCGAGAAATGA